In one Paenibacillus sp. JQZ6Y-1 genomic region, the following are encoded:
- a CDS encoding sulfate ABC transporter substrate-binding protein: MKQTKAYPQKGRFFRIQTAGVLSAILLFTLVLSACGNGSTDSNASSGSDGKGSVELLNVSYDPTRELYEEYNKAFQTYWKGKTGQDVTIKQSHGGSGKQARAVIDGLKADVVTLALGYDIDAIADKGLLPTDWQSKFEHNSSPYTSTIVFLVRKGNPKGIKDWNDLIKPDVQVITPNPKTSGGARWNYLAAYGYALEQNNNDETKAKAYLSELFKHVPVLDTGARGATTTFVEKGIGDVLIAWENEALLSQKELGPDQFEIVYPSISILAEPPVAVVDKVAEQHGTQEVAKAYLEYLFSDEGQEIAAKNFYRPINQTIAAKYKDTFKDMKLLTIDKDFGGWKKAQETHFNDGGVFDQIYTPGS; encoded by the coding sequence TTGAAACAGACAAAAGCATATCCACAAAAAGGCAGGTTTTTCCGTATTCAAACTGCTGGCGTATTGTCAGCCATACTTTTATTCACGTTGGTTTTAAGTGCTTGTGGAAATGGCTCCACTGACAGCAATGCTTCTTCTGGTAGTGATGGCAAAGGTTCGGTCGAGCTGTTGAATGTATCCTATGATCCGACACGCGAGCTGTACGAGGAATATAACAAAGCATTCCAGACGTACTGGAAAGGCAAAACCGGTCAGGATGTCACAATCAAACAATCGCATGGTGGTTCTGGCAAGCAGGCACGCGCCGTGATCGACGGATTAAAAGCCGATGTCGTTACGCTAGCATTGGGCTATGACATTGACGCCATCGCTGACAAAGGGCTGCTGCCTACCGACTGGCAAAGTAAATTTGAGCATAACAGCTCGCCTTACACATCGACCATTGTCTTTCTAGTCCGCAAAGGCAATCCCAAAGGCATCAAGGATTGGAACGATCTGATCAAACCAGATGTACAGGTAATCACGCCGAATCCAAAAACCTCTGGTGGTGCACGCTGGAACTATTTGGCGGCATATGGATATGCGCTAGAGCAGAACAACAATGACGAAACGAAAGCAAAAGCATATCTGTCCGAGCTGTTCAAGCACGTACCAGTACTGGATACAGGCGCACGCGGCGCCACTACTACCTTTGTCGAAAAAGGCATTGGCGATGTGTTAATCGCATGGGAAAATGAAGCGCTGCTGTCGCAAAAGGAACTGGGACCAGATCAATTCGAGATTGTGTATCCATCCATCAGCATTCTGGCAGAGCCGCCAGTAGCTGTCGTCGATAAAGTGGCTGAACAGCATGGCACACAGGAAGTAGCAAAGGCATATCTGGAATACCTCTTCTCGGATGAAGGACAGGAGATCGCTGCCAAAAATTTCTATCGTCCGATTAACCAAACGATTGCTGCCAAGTATAAGGATACATTCAAGGATATGAAGCTGCTAACAATTGACAAGGATTTTGGTGGCTGGAAAAAAGCACAGGAAACGCATTTCAACGACGGTGGCGTATTTGACCAGATTTATACACCGGGTTCCTAA
- a CDS encoding YheC/YheD family protein: MTDIGVYHPVHPLNILPAGRVEALVQAAQQQHIQLLFFDEDGIDLDKRTVQAMIPDPEQEGNWLLRSCPLPEIVMNEMARLPAERSPAEQRLNRLVTFTSHPIHAKQKVQHMLSELPQWSDWIVPTTVCTGIDSVLQLLEQQRDLILKPDQGRQGQHIVRVRLTDNDRYSWQTGNTSLILELDGLRRLAEPLLERQTYLMQPYIQSITEDGRPFDFRIHVQRGHEGTLQLTRLYVRYGEPGAVTSNLEQGGATAEWTQWIKQQHPQHADDYIARLPDIGLQLAHDIDSFYDYPLDELGIDLALDRQGKWWFYEANTAPQTREHERERAEHAVAYAAYVSQRHRLLDSLPKLSTDHQVIGLLSLQQADDTEYLFIEACSAVARLHDAVLVRIYASDIFYPQQRVLGYVWEYSRWVAYDCPYPDVLFDRLKKRGIAAYSRMYAELAHIPATHELKSGSMSKMHIYRLLQKAPESLQSLLIPFHESVHPKHIIQFIQKHQYTVLKPDTGSHGQHIFNIRQLDDGGYEVYDQSYLHQLDTQQLQQFVSMTIGQGYILQRFVNSSTVQDYPFHLRTHVMKIADGQWDVAFVQPYVAVSAYRKVTNHEQTLRVATKWDWFLNLEYGEKQGGTMDQRIRELAIGVAAYLEPLLKRRFPEVAIDIGIDRERNIWLFEANFNRIGNSFHAFEVAKYAVPYALSLIPLQ, from the coding sequence ATGACGGACATCGGGGTTTATCATCCGGTACATCCTTTGAATATATTACCTGCCGGACGGGTAGAAGCGCTTGTGCAAGCGGCACAGCAACAACATATACAGCTGCTCTTTTTTGATGAAGATGGTATCGATCTAGATAAGCGAACCGTGCAGGCAATGATTCCCGATCCAGAGCAGGAGGGAAATTGGTTGCTACGTTCCTGCCCATTGCCTGAGATTGTCATGAACGAAATGGCGCGCTTACCTGCCGAACGTTCTCCTGCGGAACAGCGTTTGAATCGACTTGTCACCTTTACATCTCATCCGATTCATGCCAAGCAAAAGGTGCAGCACATGCTGAGTGAGCTACCGCAATGGAGTGATTGGATTGTTCCCACCACAGTCTGCACCGGCATCGACAGTGTACTCCAGTTGTTGGAGCAGCAGCGCGATTTGATCTTGAAGCCAGATCAAGGACGTCAAGGACAGCATATTGTGCGAGTGCGCTTAACCGACAATGATCGTTATAGCTGGCAAACCGGTAATACGTCATTGATTTTGGAATTGGATGGATTGCGTCGACTTGCCGAGCCACTATTGGAGCGTCAAACGTATCTGATGCAGCCGTATATTCAAAGTATCACCGAAGATGGACGTCCATTTGATTTTCGCATTCATGTGCAGCGTGGACATGAGGGCACCCTGCAATTGACAAGACTGTATGTGCGTTATGGAGAGCCTGGCGCAGTAACAAGCAATCTGGAGCAGGGCGGAGCGACTGCAGAATGGACACAATGGATCAAGCAGCAGCATCCACAGCATGCTGACGATTATATTGCCCGTTTGCCAGACATTGGCTTGCAGCTGGCACATGATATTGATTCATTCTATGATTATCCGCTAGATGAGCTAGGCATTGATCTAGCGCTAGATCGGCAAGGCAAATGGTGGTTTTACGAAGCGAATACCGCACCACAAACACGTGAGCATGAACGGGAGCGTGCAGAACATGCAGTCGCTTATGCCGCCTATGTATCCCAACGTCATCGGTTGCTGGATTCACTGCCGAAGCTGTCGACGGATCATCAGGTGATTGGCTTGCTCTCCCTGCAACAGGCGGATGATACGGAATATCTGTTTATTGAAGCATGCTCGGCAGTTGCCCGATTGCATGATGCCGTGCTGGTACGTATATATGCGAGCGATATTTTCTATCCCCAACAACGGGTGCTTGGTTATGTATGGGAATATTCGCGTTGGGTAGCATATGATTGTCCGTATCCTGATGTACTGTTTGATCGTTTGAAAAAACGTGGTATCGCTGCTTATTCACGTATGTACGCCGAATTGGCGCATATCCCTGCCACCCACGAATTGAAAAGTGGCTCCATGAGTAAGATGCATATTTACCGTTTACTACAAAAAGCACCAGAATCGTTGCAATCGCTCTTGATTCCATTTCATGAATCGGTCCATCCCAAACATATTATCCAGTTTATCCAAAAGCATCAATATACGGTGTTGAAGCCGGACACCGGATCGCATGGACAACATATTTTCAATATTCGGCAGTTGGACGACGGTGGTTATGAAGTGTATGACCAGTCGTATTTGCACCAGCTGGATACACAGCAATTACAGCAATTCGTATCGATGACGATTGGACAAGGTTATATTTTGCAGCGATTTGTGAATAGCTCCACTGTGCAGGATTATCCGTTTCACCTGCGAACACATGTGATGAAGATTGCCGATGGTCAGTGGGACGTTGCCTTTGTGCAACCCTATGTGGCGGTATCGGCTTATCGCAAAGTGACCAATCATGAGCAAACGCTGAGGGTAGCCACCAAATGGGATTGGTTTCTCAATCTGGAATATGGAGAAAAGCAGGGCGGCACGATGGACCAACGTATTCGCGAGCTAGCTATAGGTGTCGCCGCTTATCTAGAGCCGCTACTGAAACGACGCTTCCCAGAAGTAGCAATTGACATTGGCATTGACCGCGAGCGCAATATTTGGCTGTTTGAAGCGAACTTCAACCGAATCGGTAATTCGTTCCACGCGTTTGAAGTGGCAAAGTACGCTGTACCTTATGCTCTCTCTTTGATTCCGCTACAATAG
- a CDS encoding DUF4241 domain-containing protein, with product MDKVLHESKVLEEVFKRGFHLEQVKFRRGQRRNLAFYTESIGELRVTTGKIVADDPYSLIESTPFVQEFPTGSFPVELSIACITDPAEQRENRQTPVDERVAFARVIFSDAPVARWEGAEREFSPDADPNNLYEQARWGFAVDSGTGSYLDARTYRWLAEQQELDNPELAQELMDAWESAAIETFRPSRSWLVTELDTGDNMALFSSGFGNGVYHSYIGYAADGSCAQLVTDFNVYPD from the coding sequence ATGGACAAGGTGTTACATGAGAGTAAGGTACTGGAGGAAGTGTTCAAGAGAGGGTTTCACCTAGAGCAGGTCAAATTCCGCAGAGGCCAGAGACGCAATCTTGCTTTTTATACCGAGTCTATCGGGGAACTGCGCGTGACTACAGGCAAAATCGTGGCCGATGATCCGTATAGCCTCATCGAATCAACCCCATTTGTGCAGGAATTCCCCACAGGATCTTTCCCTGTAGAGCTGTCGATTGCCTGCATTACCGATCCAGCGGAGCAACGAGAGAATCGCCAGACTCCCGTGGATGAACGGGTCGCTTTTGCCCGTGTGATATTCAGTGATGCACCAGTGGCACGCTGGGAAGGCGCGGAGCGCGAATTTAGCCCCGATGCCGATCCGAACAATCTGTATGAACAAGCACGTTGGGGATTTGCCGTAGATTCTGGTACTGGTAGCTATCTGGATGCTCGCACCTATCGCTGGCTCGCAGAGCAGCAGGAGCTGGATAATCCAGAATTAGCGCAGGAGCTGATGGACGCTTGGGAATCGGCAGCTATTGAAACGTTCCGTCCAAGCCGCAGTTGGCTCGTAACAGAACTGGATACTGGCGACAATATGGCGCTGTTTTCTAGTGGATTTGGTAATGGTGTGTATCACAGCTATATCGGCTATGCCGCCGATGGCAGCTGCGCCCAGCTGGTGACTGATTTTAATGTATATCCCGACTGA
- a CDS encoding S-layer homology domain-containing protein, with the protein MKKQKEKTTAKKVIHLASTSILATGLAAAPSMTQAQSVTTSSGASSTSYSVSTDQPTVYTGDSIAYFKQQFFKGSSKLTHGESGSVPIARAMSFAVKKSSVLTAQLQASDEDSDDELTYYIGSQPASGTLTLNANTGDFTYNGDSAGTYTFTYYVTDLQNHTSDPATVTIEVKKDKDKDTTSSRSSSTPSTQPQTTTPSSPSSTTTSPTSGITTIDAVHSDSSTDSARTRGAAVLTPQSSDQQAVLNVLTDQIRQSVNDSQPNKTVTIDASAVKGKQQYQINFSGAVVQSLLSKQNGFAVKTGDVSIYIPSVALNKLVQNGGLNTSDQSNWMISAQKVSTPAANMAGAVNGTAYQVSVQVANGDQQTTVTDYANRYIQLSVAVPDVSGNSSDYVGMATDSNGNSYVVPVTFDENGNASVHALASATLQIVKATPPTANSSDSSELQLLKQKQIVPQAQQVNVSGNSAMTRGELAQYLASALGINTSQSTATSSFADLASDTPETRAIQALSATGILKGISGTEFAPDRVISREQLAIILTRAANVYGLGGDTAAGSTIPTTTNTAASQWAKAELQQALNDGNDSGIVSSGDSALTANPVVTQNEGASTLVKWLQNNKLLNQ; encoded by the coding sequence ATGAAGAAACAGAAAGAGAAGACAACGGCCAAAAAAGTCATCCATCTTGCTAGCACATCCATTTTGGCTACTGGGCTCGCCGCTGCACCGAGTATGACACAAGCACAGAGCGTGACCACATCGTCTGGAGCCTCTTCCACTTCTTACAGCGTGAGTACGGATCAGCCAACAGTATATACCGGTGATTCTATCGCTTATTTTAAGCAGCAATTTTTCAAAGGATCATCCAAGCTGACACATGGCGAGAGCGGTTCTGTTCCCATTGCTCGCGCGATGAGCTTTGCTGTGAAAAAGTCGTCTGTACTGACCGCTCAATTGCAGGCAAGCGACGAAGATAGCGATGATGAATTGACTTACTATATCGGCAGTCAACCTGCTTCGGGAACGCTGACACTGAATGCAAATACTGGTGACTTTACGTACAATGGCGATAGTGCAGGCACGTATACCTTTACCTATTATGTGACCGATTTGCAAAATCATACATCCGACCCGGCAACCGTAACAATTGAAGTGAAAAAAGATAAAGACAAGGATACAACCTCATCTCGTTCTTCATCTACACCATCGACCCAGCCACAAACGACTACACCATCCAGCCCATCATCGACGACTACATCGCCTACCAGTGGTATTACCACCATCGATGCGGTTCATTCCGATAGCAGCACCGACAGTGCACGCACACGCGGTGCAGCAGTACTGACTCCACAGTCAAGTGATCAGCAGGCAGTATTGAATGTACTGACCGATCAGATTCGTCAGTCGGTAAACGATTCTCAACCAAACAAAACGGTAACAATCGATGCCTCTGCAGTGAAAGGTAAACAGCAGTATCAGATCAATTTCAGTGGTGCTGTTGTGCAAAGCCTGTTGTCCAAGCAAAATGGTTTTGCGGTGAAAACCGGTGATGTTAGCATCTATATTCCATCCGTTGCCTTGAACAAGCTAGTACAAAACGGAGGGCTAAATACATCTGATCAATCCAACTGGATGATTAGTGCACAAAAAGTCTCCACTCCTGCTGCCAATATGGCTGGCGCAGTTAATGGTACGGCGTATCAGGTGAGTGTACAGGTTGCGAATGGGGATCAACAAACAACGGTCACCGATTATGCCAATCGTTATATCCAACTTAGCGTAGCTGTACCAGATGTCAGTGGAAATAGTAGTGATTATGTAGGTATGGCGACCGATTCCAACGGCAATTCGTATGTCGTACCCGTTACCTTTGATGAAAATGGCAATGCCTCTGTACATGCACTGGCAAGTGCAACATTGCAAATTGTCAAAGCAACACCACCGACTGCCAACAGTAGTGATTCCTCTGAGCTGCAATTGCTAAAACAAAAACAAATCGTACCACAAGCACAGCAGGTAAATGTCAGCGGTAATTCTGCAATGACACGCGGCGAGCTAGCGCAATATCTGGCGTCTGCGCTAGGTATTAACACAAGCCAATCGACAGCCACTTCATCATTTGCCGATCTGGCATCCGATACACCGGAAACCCGTGCAATTCAAGCATTGTCTGCAACAGGTATTTTGAAGGGCATCTCTGGCACGGAGTTTGCACCGGATCGTGTCATCAGCCGTGAACAGTTGGCTATTATTCTGACACGGGCTGCCAATGTATATGGATTGGGTGGAGATACAGCAGCAGGCTCAACCATACCAACAACGACCAATACAGCAGCCAGCCAATGGGCAAAAGCCGAACTTCAACAAGCGTTGAACGATGGTAATGACTCTGGTATTGTGTCTTCTGGCGATTCAGCACTGACCGCCAATCCTGTTGTCACGCAAAACGAAGGAGCCTCCACACTCGTAAAATGGCTGCAAAACAACAAATTGCTGAATCAATAA
- a CDS encoding Gfo/Idh/MocA family protein → MVRFGIIGTNFITERFIEAAKRNDDFELTALYSRTDERAAQFGQKHDIPHHYTDLQEMLDSGNVDAIYIASPNSLHAEQAIQCMDNGKHVLCEKPLASNVAEVQSMIDAARRNGVTLMEAIKSALMPNFVALHNSLPKLGQVRRYFANYGQYSSRYDAYKEGNIQNAFRPEFSNGSLMDLGVYCIYPLAVLFGRPNTIRATGVMLESGVDGEGSIIASYDDMDAVVMYSKITDSSLPSEIQGELGSIRIDKISEPNQIVMTYRGGFAENLHVTQYEPPMYYEIREFLDLIAEGRQESEIASWESSLITAEIMQEARKQLGLVYPADVK, encoded by the coding sequence ATGGTCCGCTTTGGTATCATTGGCACAAACTTTATTACAGAGCGTTTTATTGAGGCTGCAAAACGCAATGACGATTTTGAACTGACTGCATTGTATTCGCGCACCGATGAACGGGCTGCGCAATTTGGACAGAAACACGACATTCCGCATCATTACACCGATTTGCAGGAGATGCTGGATAGCGGCAATGTGGACGCTATTTATATTGCTAGTCCCAACTCGCTGCATGCAGAGCAAGCGATTCAATGTATGGACAATGGCAAGCATGTGCTATGCGAGAAGCCGCTGGCATCCAATGTAGCAGAAGTGCAAAGCATGATCGATGCAGCACGCCGCAATGGTGTGACGCTGATGGAAGCGATCAAATCCGCGCTCATGCCGAATTTTGTAGCACTGCATAATAGTCTGCCTAAGCTGGGGCAGGTTCGACGTTATTTTGCCAATTATGGTCAATATTCATCCCGTTATGATGCCTACAAAGAAGGGAATATTCAAAATGCGTTTCGTCCCGAATTTTCCAACGGCTCGCTGATGGATCTGGGTGTGTATTGTATCTATCCGCTGGCAGTGCTGTTCGGTCGCCCGAATACAATACGCGCTACTGGTGTCATGCTGGAATCGGGCGTTGACGGCGAAGGCAGCATTATCGCTTCCTACGATGATATGGATGCAGTTGTCATGTATTCCAAAATCACCGACTCTTCCCTGCCATCCGAAATTCAGGGTGAGTTGGGCAGTATCCGCATCGACAAAATTAGCGAACCCAATCAAATCGTGATGACCTATCGCGGCGGGTTTGCCGAGAATCTGCATGTGACTCAATACGAGCCGCCGATGTATTATGAAATCCGCGAATTCCTTGATCTAATCGCCGAAGGGCGTCAGGAATCTGAGATCGCCTCTTGGGAAAGCTCGCTGATTACGGCAGAGATTATGCAAGAAGCACGCAAGCAGCTGGGGCTCGTTTATCCGGCAGATGTAAAATAA
- a CDS encoding HD domain-containing protein, whose translation MSNLDRAIIVATRAHSGQMDRGGQPYILHPLRVMLKMSSEEARIVAVLHDVLEDTDVTAHDLAAEGFSEEIVEAVQAMSRREGEDYHDFVRRAKQNSIARTVKIADIEDNMDPSRNTEPSVKDMERLSKYGRALDELMTETQGAH comes from the coding sequence ATGAGTAATCTAGATAGAGCCATTATTGTTGCAACACGCGCCCATTCCGGTCAAATGGATCGTGGTGGTCAGCCGTATATTTTGCATCCATTACGGGTAATGTTGAAAATGAGTTCCGAGGAAGCACGGATTGTCGCTGTTCTGCACGATGTGCTAGAGGATACCGATGTAACCGCTCATGATCTCGCTGCCGAAGGCTTTTCTGAGGAAATCGTAGAGGCGGTGCAAGCGATGAGCCGTCGCGAGGGTGAGGATTATCATGACTTCGTGCGACGTGCCAAACAGAATTCAATCGCCCGTACTGTGAAGATTGCCGATATTGAGGATAACATGGACCCGTCGCGTAACACCGAACCATCTGTCAAGGATATGGAGCGGTTGAGCAAGTATGGACGTGCGCTCGATGAATTGATGACGGAGACGCAAGGTGCGCATTGA
- the cysT gene encoding sulfate ABC transporter permease subunit CysT — MSTKVAVRPGASSRRIRSILPGFGLSMGFTIIYLSLIVLIPLAGLVIKTTELSWSGFWETITAARVLASYRVSFLTAFAAALVNLVFGLLLAWVLVRYRFPGKRLIDSLIDLPFALPTAVAGIALSTIYAPNGWIGQLVAPLGIKIAYTPLGITIALIFIGVPFVVRTVQPVLQDLNKDTEEAAVMLGAYRLKIFFKVILPELWPALLTGFALAFARGIGEYGSVVFISGNMPLKTEIAPLLIMTKLEQYDYAGAAAVALVMLIISFLLLLLINVLQWRINRSAVEGS; from the coding sequence ATGAGTACAAAAGTAGCGGTGCGGCCGGGAGCATCATCGCGCCGAATACGTAGTATATTGCCGGGTTTTGGATTGTCTATGGGCTTTACTATTATTTATTTGAGTCTGATCGTGCTTATTCCGCTGGCTGGATTGGTGATCAAAACGACCGAATTGAGCTGGAGTGGATTTTGGGAGACGATCACGGCGGCGCGTGTGCTTGCATCGTATCGGGTTAGCTTTTTGACGGCATTTGCCGCTGCATTGGTCAATCTGGTATTCGGTCTGCTACTAGCATGGGTACTAGTGCGGTACCGTTTTCCGGGCAAGCGGTTGATCGACAGCCTGATTGATCTTCCTTTTGCGTTGCCGACAGCGGTGGCGGGCATTGCGCTTAGTACGATTTATGCGCCTAATGGCTGGATTGGTCAACTGGTAGCGCCGCTCGGTATCAAGATCGCGTATACACCGCTTGGTATTACGATTGCGCTGATCTTTATCGGTGTACCGTTTGTTGTTCGTACGGTGCAGCCGGTGTTGCAGGATTTGAACAAGGATACTGAGGAAGCAGCAGTGATGCTGGGCGCATATCGTTTGAAGATTTTTTTCAAAGTCATTTTGCCGGAGCTATGGCCAGCGCTGTTGACTGGATTTGCACTCGCTTTTGCACGGGGGATTGGAGAGTATGGTTCGGTTGTATTCATCTCCGGTAACATGCCGCTCAAGACCGAGATTGCGCCTTTGCTTATTATGACCAAGCTGGAGCAGTATGATTATGCTGGTGCGGCTGCGGTGGCACTGGTTATGCTCATCATTTCGTTTCTTTTGCTGCTGCTGATTAATGTACTGCAATGGCGGATCAACCGCAGCGCAGTGGAAGGGAGCTAA